Proteins encoded in a region of the Candidatus Acidiferrales bacterium genome:
- the pal gene encoding peptidoglycan-associated lipoprotein Pal: MSGNRRWSFVAALGLFFLVMFIGACQKKVAPPPPPPPPPPPPAAPTVTLQAAPSTILRGESTNLSWSSTNATDLDLSDVGKVAPEGSTRVSPGDSTTYTITAKGPGGSADASARVTVNVPPPPPPPPPAPTIEELFARYVKDAFFDFDKSDLRPDAREALAADAEFLLAHAEVKILVQGHCDERGSSEYNLGLGQRRADATKDFLVSLGVAADRIATVTLGKESPFCAEHNEDCWQQNRRGHILMAR; encoded by the coding sequence ATGTCAGGAAATCGCAGGTGGAGTTTCGTAGCGGCGCTTGGTCTGTTCTTCTTGGTCATGTTTATCGGCGCTTGCCAGAAAAAAGTGGCGCCGCCTCCGCCTCCCCCGCCTCCGCCACCGCCGCCGGCGGCGCCCACCGTCACCCTGCAAGCCGCTCCATCCACCATCTTGCGCGGTGAATCTACCAACCTGAGTTGGTCTTCGACCAACGCCACTGATCTCGATTTATCGGATGTGGGCAAAGTCGCCCCCGAGGGTTCCACCCGCGTCTCCCCTGGCGATTCAACCACCTACACCATCACCGCCAAGGGCCCCGGCGGCTCCGCCGACGCCAGTGCGCGGGTTACGGTGAACGTCCCGCCGCCCCCGCCTCCGCCTCCACCGGCGCCGACGATTGAAGAACTCTTCGCCCGCTACGTCAAGGATGCCTTCTTTGACTTTGACAAATCCGACCTTCGGCCGGACGCCCGCGAGGCGCTCGCCGCCGATGCTGAATTCCTGCTGGCCCACGCGGAGGTAAAAATCCTGGTGCAGGGCCATTGCGACGAACGCGGTTCGAGTGAATACAACCTCGGTCTCGGCCAGCGCCGCGCTGACGCCACCAAGGATTTTCTGGTATCGCTCGGAGTGGCCGCTGACCGCATCGCCACCGTCACCCTGGGCAAGGAATCGCCCTTCTGCGCCGAGCACAACGAAGATTGCTGGCAGCAGAATCGCCGTGGCCATATCTTGATGGCCAGGTAA
- the tolB gene encoding Tol-Pal system beta propeller repeat protein TolB: protein MAPRKTIFALLLLLILMTLCRLAPIRSGLAAAQEDWFRTGTGLGAERVKLAVPEFTARSPQAAPLAKVFNQTLKADLEYAGIFEVSSSSFYPLKQPATPSEVTAADWSEPPLQAHVLVLGNLSTEANQLIVEAWALDVRNARLPEIVGKRYRDLPAEEAARRLAHQFADQIVVRLGGGVPGIHSTRIVFISNRSGSKELWICDYDGSNPKQLARLRSISLAPKWSPDGLRIAFSSKVGNNWEVQIFSLETGKLLAFPHYRGLNTTPAWSPDGLQIIFCSSMSGDPELYLVDWNGTNLKRLTHVRGVEISPAFNPKTGGQIAFVSDRGGSPQIYMMDRDGANVQRIAGGEGYVVDPSWSPNGQLLAFSWRRPNGNYDMYVMDVATREARQLTRDAGRNEHPSWAADGRHLVFQSNRTGSWQLWTMLADGSLPRQITQGGTNEAPNWGPP, encoded by the coding sequence ATGGCACCTCGCAAAACCATCTTTGCCCTTCTTCTCTTGCTGATTCTTATGACCCTTTGCCGGCTTGCCCCGATTCGCTCGGGGCTGGCCGCCGCCCAGGAGGACTGGTTTCGCACCGGTACCGGACTCGGCGCCGAACGGGTCAAGCTGGCCGTGCCGGAATTCACCGCCCGCTCGCCGCAGGCGGCTCCGCTCGCCAAAGTTTTCAACCAGACTTTGAAGGCTGATTTGGAATACGCCGGAATCTTCGAGGTGTCGAGCTCGAGCTTCTACCCGTTGAAGCAGCCGGCGACTCCCTCTGAAGTCACGGCCGCCGATTGGAGCGAGCCGCCCCTCCAGGCGCACGTTCTCGTCCTGGGAAATCTTTCCACCGAAGCCAATCAACTCATCGTCGAAGCCTGGGCGCTCGACGTCCGTAATGCCCGCTTGCCGGAGATTGTCGGCAAGCGCTACCGCGACCTCCCCGCCGAAGAGGCCGCCCGCCGCCTCGCCCACCAATTCGCCGACCAGATCGTCGTCCGCCTCGGCGGCGGCGTCCCCGGCATCCATTCCACCAGGATCGTTTTCATCAGCAACCGTTCCGGCTCGAAAGAGCTCTGGATTTGCGATTATGACGGCTCGAACCCCAAACAGCTTGCTCGCCTCCGCTCCATCTCCCTGGCCCCAAAGTGGTCGCCCGACGGTCTCCGCATTGCCTTCTCCTCCAAGGTCGGCAACAACTGGGAGGTCCAAATTTTTTCCCTCGAGACGGGCAAACTCCTTGCCTTCCCCCACTACCGCGGTCTCAACACCACCCCCGCCTGGTCGCCCGATGGCCTTCAGATCATCTTTTGCTCATCCATGTCCGGTGATCCGGAGTTATACCTGGTGGACTGGAACGGGACCAACCTGAAGCGGCTGACCCATGTGCGCGGCGTCGAAATTTCCCCGGCCTTCAATCCCAAGACCGGCGGCCAGATCGCTTTTGTTTCCGATCGTGGTGGCTCGCCGCAAATTTATATGATGGATCGCGACGGCGCCAACGTCCAGCGCATCGCCGGCGGCGAGGGCTACGTGGTGGATCCGTCTTGGTCGCCCAACGGCCAACTCCTTGCCTTTTCCTGGCGCCGGCCTAACGGGAACTACGACATGTACGTCATGGACGTGGCGACCAGAGAAGCGCGCCAGTTGACCCGCGATGCCGGCAGGAACGAGCATCCCTCCTGGGCCGCCGATGGCCGGCATCTTGTTTTTCAATCCAATCGCACAGGTTCCTGGCAACTCTGGACCATGTTGGCCGATGGCTCCCTGCCCCGGCAGATTACCCAGGGCGGCACGAATGAGGCTCCCAATTGGGGACCGCCATAA
- a CDS encoding TonB family protein → MGAFAIPAPPPEKWGRPLAISLLFHGLMLGAIFLTAFYPFRRGPGWGYGVGGEGAISVTVVKSLPGIPLPSPEAQTLSKTVDLTKGLYKSEPRPKRKELEATPLPKFEKEKPEVYRSRPSRVDEVKEPPLVGAIPYGQGGAPALPYGQFQVGTTSAGMEFGAESGFGEKFPWYVDAVRRRISSNWLITTIDPSIQWAPRVMLAFEIARDGSVLNTQFLRRSGLASVDRAALRAVQDSSPLDRLPSEFRGSRVSVEFWFDFRR, encoded by the coding sequence ATGGGAGCATTCGCCATACCCGCGCCGCCGCCGGAGAAATGGGGGAGACCGCTGGCCATTTCCCTGCTCTTCCACGGTTTGATGCTGGGTGCCATCTTCCTCACCGCCTTCTATCCCTTTCGCCGCGGCCCGGGTTGGGGTTATGGCGTTGGCGGGGAAGGCGCCATCAGCGTGACGGTGGTGAAAAGCCTCCCCGGGATTCCGTTGCCTTCTCCCGAAGCGCAAACCCTGAGCAAGACCGTGGACTTGACGAAAGGCCTGTATAAATCCGAGCCCAGGCCGAAAAGGAAGGAGCTGGAGGCAACCCCACTCCCGAAATTTGAGAAGGAGAAGCCGGAGGTCTATCGTTCCCGGCCATCGCGCGTGGACGAGGTCAAGGAGCCGCCCCTTGTCGGGGCCATCCCCTACGGTCAGGGCGGCGCTCCGGCCCTGCCCTATGGACAGTTCCAGGTGGGCACGACAAGCGCCGGGATGGAATTCGGCGCCGAAAGCGGTTTCGGCGAAAAGTTTCCTTGGTACGTGGACGCCGTGCGGCGACGCATCAGCTCCAACTGGCTGATCACCACCATTGACCCTTCCATTCAGTGGGCGCCACGCGTCATGCTCGCCTTTGAAATCGCCCGCGACGGCAGCGTCTTGAACACTCAGTTCCTCCGACGCAGCGGCCTCGCCAGCGTGGATCGAGCGGCGTTGCGCGCCGTACAGGATTCAAGCCCCCTCGATCGCCTCCCTTCGGAATTTCGCGGCTCTCGGGTGTCAGTCGAGTTTTGGTTTGATTTCCGGCGGTGA